The Triticum urartu cultivar G1812 chromosome 5, Tu2.1, whole genome shotgun sequence genome contains the following window.
AGCGAtgatgaagctgatgatgaagaattggctgagatcatcagagacaggcagcAAAGAGCCACTAGAGCCAAAGGCAGTGAAGTGCCCCTCCTaatggatccaaagttgatccttgaTTTCATAGATCTGTGGAACAAGGACCCTAATACTCCTCTTCCTGATCTGAACCTCACTCCTGGCCAGAGCCACATGCTCAATAACTTCATAGGCGAAGAAAAATgaaaatttgagaaggccaggcaagTGAAGAAAGCATAGTACAAGGAGTCTTTTCTAAAGAAGAATGTTGTGAAAATGTCTCCTGAAGAACTTGTGACTATGCAGGCTGAGATCAAAgcactcagtgatgaatttgacgcatatcgTGCAAACTAGCTATGTGCCAAAGTCAGATTCGTCAGAATGACAAAGGGATTCACACCAAATGTTGTAGCTTCATCGCAACAAGAAATTCCCCAGGATGAGACATCTGCTTAGCCTACTGAAGAGAATGCAAGCACAACTCATGAAAATCAGACTATTGAAGAAAATGAAAGCACCAGAGATGCTGAAGAAATTCCAGCCTCTAAAGAAACTGCCAGGGCAACCTTCACTGTTGCGCCTGATGAACAAACCAGGCCAGTTGAAGCATCTGCTACTGTGCCTGAGGAATCTGAACATgccagggcaactgcatcagttgcgcctgaagaaactgaaccTATTTCATCTTCTCCTCTTGAAAAGTCATCACAGATGAAAAGTATCAACCTTCCTTCTGCATCCGAAGCAAAGAAGACCAAAGCTACAGAGAAggcagcagtgaagaaaaggaaagcatctaCAACCTCAGAGTCTTCAGCTCCTAAGAAAGTGAAGACTTTGACGAGCTCATTCGCGAACCCAATTGATGATGTTCCTATatcaagcatgccatcaaaggagaTTGTTCCCTTTGGTGAGGAATATGTCATTTTAGATGACAGTGATGAAGAAAATCCTTCTGCTACTTCGttagagcagttggatgaagacaTTGAAGTGGATGAAATCCCTTCAACTCCTCTGGTATCATCGCCCATGCATCAGTTCACAGCTGGAGAGGCATGCATTGAAGAAACTGATGAAGAAGATGAGGGTGTGGACATTGGGTCTACAACTCCGATTTTGAATGATGACTATTGGGAAAGTCATCACCCCAATTCACCACTGACAACCCCTTTGCATCAACTTCCTCAGTCCCCTGTCCAAACTGAAGAAATTCATACGAGCTCTGAAGGACATCAAGCTTCACTTCATTCTATTCCAGAAGAagttccagccactagtgctgaagaaatgGAGGCCAAGGCTTCTGCTGCTGAACCTGTTACTAAAATTCCTCAGCATGTGGCTCCAGAGGTTGTACATCAAGAGGTAGTGAAGACTTCAAATGTTAATCTTCTGCCCAAGCCACAGAATCCTCTCACCAAGAAGCGAAAATTCAAAGCCGACGACTTCTTTGCTGAGCATCATTTCTTCTTAGACTATAATCCTTATGACTCTGCTAGACTTCGTTGCAAGCGCTTCTGGATAACCAGCCAAATGAATTTGTATTCCTCACTGCTATTTGATAAGGACAAGGTTTTTGAACATCGTCAAACtcctcatgtggatatggagTCTCTTCCATGCTTCACCCCTGTCCTTAGTGTTCTTCATGATGTTGGACTACTCAACCTCCGCACTGACATTTGCGACTAGAATGAAGAACTCATTATTCAGTTCTATGCAATGCTACACATCACTGGCAATgttgaagatgtgaattcatgggtgcatgaatggatgtctgaaaacactcactacaaagcaccggcctctgaattgcttcatgtcatcccagtcaGTTCTCCCACTAAAGGTGCCAGACTCATGTATGCAGAACCTAAACTTTCACATCATCTGatgcaagtgctgatgaagcctttgaagcctgGACAAGCCCCAAGGACCACATTCCTCATCAAGAAATTGCTTTATGTGCCAAGGATAGTATATAGAATATTGACCAAAACCCTCACTTCAATCAAGGGCCACAGCTCTGATGAAGAAGAGGTTGTTGGCATAATGAAGAATCTGTTGTTCAATATCATACATGGTATTCCTATCAATTACCATGACTTCTTCATGAGGACTTTGGCCAATGCTGCTCTATCACCTTTTGAGCTGAAGCcctatgcaccttggattatgagattcatCAGATCAATGTCTTCAATTCATTACAAGGCAGACTGTCAGAATCATCTCAGCTATTTGCCTCCTATTGAAGTCCTCAAAAGGAATATTTCCTTAGCTGATGAGAAGGGCAAGACTGTTGTCATTGATGAAGGCACATGTCCATTGGATGGAccgtttcgcaaagctgcatcctactccaccaatgatgactctgcaaCACAAGATTTTGCCGCAAAAGCTTCAAAGCAaaatcctcaagccactgctctacgtgtgatgactgatcgtgagcttctcctcaTTCTTCATTAGAAAGTTGATCACAACCACAAGTGGGTCAAGCGTCAGTTTGGTGCAATTCTTCGGAACATGACAGTAACACAAAATACTATGAAGAAGAATCACTATTATCTGCATGAAGTCTTTGACCGCACTTGGGCTATTCTTTCAAATCTGTATAGTGCTGAAGATCTCAAGGAGATGGAATTTCAATAGGACTTTGATTGGGCACGGCCAccttcgaagaaattcaagaaggtcaaagttcctcaACTCGTtgccagtcatattcttcatcgcgcgagaCAGATGAAGCTGAAGAGTTgaacgacactgcggcaggccctacctCAACGAACGACCCCAACAATGTTGGCGCTCCTCCATCGACATCATGATGATATTCTTCAGGAGCGTTAGTCCTCACTTTTcatcccttttggtcattcgatgacaaagagggagaaatttgagttagtcttcaagcgggtctctTATATATGGGCGTTTTTTGTTAAGTGACAACTCTCGCACTTCTGAAGTGTTTGttgatcgagttgtaaacttaagtcctatggtggtctgatacttttgctcTGTTTTCTACATGCTATTTCCTCAAGTACCTTAATGCACGCATGTTGAATTTCATCAGACACCATAtctcatcatgcatttcaaattcttcatatcttatgtcaaatgcatgtatgaattacgagatatagggggagatctccatgatatTACTCTACAATGTGCATTTGCTACTCAAGGCAAATTCCTCaaatatgcacatcttcagggggagttcttctatatcttgcaatcaaattcctcaatatcagtatttacacttcacatgtttatccccgttgaaaacttaagctatattgtcatcaatcacaaaaagggggagattgtaagtgcatctagggccccttagtgattttggtgtattaaAGACTTagaggttaagggactaatgtgttcgtgagtgtacacaggtctataagtctttgaggagtttgatatttacgatgaaagtcgacccctaaaaatgaatgtattcaactgaagactttggttttctgaagactttgaaagtgaagaaattggtgtgatcctgaagacttggtatttatgcaaggaacatgaagcgtgaagacttttgttttcgtagtttcattttctccttcttgagtcataggaaacaccgtactgttaaagggggtcgaggtaaaactaatgAAAAGTTTCCaggtgatgctcatctcaaaatcctacacctaccaatcccttcgagtgaagccattggaaatatCATACaattcagtcaatttcttcagtgattgagacgaagttcttctggtctctaaggaatttgtcctgactgaggagttaggaattcgctagtgtggattgcctacaagttaggaacatgatagccctgaggaatttgagagctcaaatgtccgaccgttgttgtgctatgcgccagctgtcccaaaatatctacccacctaacagtcatatcattgaagggcatttatgtcttatcatgtcgggatGCTCCCTAGGCTATATAAATTGCCGCCCCCTataaccactagctggttggttGCTCCGAGAggaactgacacttgtcattgagggCATCCCATCCTGCGAgaactttgagcgaaaatcatcaagtgaggaaaaacccaaacccaaataCCTACAAACctaaagtgattgagcatcactgaagagattgttcttgtgtggaaccgacgcttgttacctttgaggactgtgcatcctccagacggttaggcgccatggtctagagcatcgaagaggaattgtggatcgccgagtgaccgagtctgtgaaggtttggaagtcacctgaagacttaccacgagtgattgggtgaggtttgtgtgaccttagctcatggagaatatggtgaggactgtgtgtccttaggtttaaatacctagaCGGTCCAACCAAACGTATGACTATcatagcagttggaactggtctaccaaatcatcgtcttcaccaagctactagttctatttcctcaaccctttcatttcctcattcatgTGTTGATGAACTTGATCGTTATTGTTTGTagactttgactgaagattttctcaatttcctcaatcctatTTCTTCAGTCACTTTGTATTCAGCCTGCTTATCATATTTTCATGCTACTTGTGCTATGTGCTtgtttcatttcatcatgatgactgtgTTACTGCTCTGTTACGCTTGCACCTGAgcacttattccgctgctagttgTTTGTGACTTAGGAAATTCCTCACCTTGAATttcctcagtgatgaatttgtaaaaatcgtctattcaccccccctctagtcggtataacgcactttcaaaaaCTCTTCAAAGGAAACCACagaatcatcaaaataagcacacaacacaaagaaaacagaatctgtcaaaaatagaacaatctgtagcaatctggaaatttcgaatacttttgaaactccaaaaattccgaaaaattaggaaaacttgagaaatttgtatattaatcttctgcaaaaacaATCAGTATTTTTtcgcgcttctgttaaaaatAAAAATTGTTTTCCTGGGCGtagaagtttctgtttttcagcaagatcaaatcaactatcacccaacatgatcccaaaggctttacttggcacaaacactaattaaaacacaaaaaacacaaacataGTAGTAgtataattgtgcaaacactcaagaccagaaagaaaaggacaaaaataaattttattcattgggttgcctcccaacaagcgttatcattttatgcccctagctaggcataatgcgaaggatctaagtattgtcatctttgtcTTTATTTCCCTTAGAGGTGTCCTTGTTAGGAGGTTTTGCAAAAACAACATAGAATACATTATCCATACAGACTTTAGCACTATCAAGTTGATTATCATCATATCCTTTTTGATTTCCGGCAACAATCCAAGAATAGTGTTGATTAACATCATTGAAAACTTGTTGTGTTATATCTAAAACAGGGACTTCCTTTTTAATATTCTCATCAAAGATTTGATTGTCCCCAAGAAAATGTCTTAGCACATAATCACTATTATAAATAATTTCATCTATCACTGGTTTTTTATGATTCATATCATAGAAATCAAGAATTTCCCTCGCTTCCCGTACTATGTAATCAAATTCATTCATAAGAACAAGGGTGGCCAACTTTTTAGCTTTGGGGTTCTTTATAACGGGTAACTcaaaaacaatctttgcaaggTAGGATGCGTACGGATAAATTATTTTTAAGTTTtagaactagtgctgaaatagctTCTACATAAGACTTAGTCCTCTCAAGaataggagcatcatcaagacATAAATTAccaacacaattgaaaaattcttggatacaTTCTTTTCCTATAACATTTCCATTTCCCCAAaataaaagttttagcatccagattgccagatcgtccaattttaggagttaggccatcatctgttTCTGCAATCCCAAAGTCACTCACGGTGACAAATCTAGCAAACAAAAATCCAACGAGAAACGCGAACGagaaagagggtgaataaaatggcaaatttttgtgaagtggggagaggaaaacgagaggcaaatgacaaataatgtaaattgcaaggagatgagatttgtgattacgaacctggtagatgttgatgatgtctcccggcaacgacgccataaattccttttgatgcggcttgaactatgtcggtaatttcccaaagaggaagggatgatgcggcACAGCTActgtaggtatttcccttagtgatgagaccaaggttatcgaaccattAGGAGAACCACTCAACGCCACGTAAATAactcctgcacacaaagaacaaatacttgcaacccgacgtaagaGAGGGGTCGTCAATCCCTCACAGGTAAAAAGATAGGCAAAATTGTAGTAGAtttgataaatagatctcgcgggaacgcgagataaaatataaaaaaattgtAGCAAGgaatttttgggttttttggattagtagatctgaaaataaaagcaaataaaaatagatcacaaaggcaaataaaaATTGTAGCAAGGTATGGAATAAGTGCTCAGGTGCAAGCGTAACAAAGCAGTAAcacagtcatcatgatgaaatgaaacaAGCACAGAGCACAAGTAGCGTGAAAACATGATAAGCAGGCTAAATACAAAGTGACTGAAGAAataggattgaggaaattgagaaagtcttcggTCAAAGTCTATAAACAGTAATGATCAAGTTCATCAACACatgaatgaggaaatggaagggtcgaggaaatagaaccaatagcttggtgaagacaatgatttggtagaccagttccaactgatgTGTCAGTTGTACGTTTgcttggagcggctaggtatttaaacctaaggacacacagccccggacacatagtcctcatcgtattctccttgagctaagatcacacagacctcgcccaatcactcgtggtaagtcttcaggtgacttccaaaccttcatagactcggtcacttggcgatccacaattcctctaggatgctctagaccatgacgcctaaccatctggaggatgcacagtcctcaaaggtaacaagcatcggttccacacaggaacaatctcttcagtgatgctcaatcactttgggtttgtaggtgtttgggtttgggttttcctgacttgatgattttcactcaaagtcctcgggggatgggatgctctcaatgacaagtgttagtttctctcggagcagccaaccaactagtggttgtaggggggcggctatttatagcctagggagcagcccgacatgacaagacataaatgcccttcaatgatatgacccgTTCGGGATGCAGATGGAGACGAATATATGTTAGGTCGTGGTGGGCCAGTGTGGGCTGGATCCGACATGGCGGACGCGTCTGGGCCTCCCTATATCCGCACATATATGAGCTGTATATGAGGGGTGTTGGTCGGCCCGAGCGTATAAGGGTGATATGAGGCGAAATtactaattaaggagtactcgttgcaaagacATTCCACTTTCCTAGgtcgcgacaagtggcgcacatgcagcgcgccacttgtcgcaacctgggagtttttccttttttcgtagatctgtttattcaaaatgttttatcttttaaaccgtacgtccaaatctcgaaccgttttcaccattggattcctcgcgtAAAGATTtttaaaactagatcccatgttgataggttttgacgaactatttttttcacgaaaaagACCGGACGAAAAAAATCGAGTGAAAAAGGTGAACCGGGAGCACAATTTTTTTACCTTTCCGAAAGAGACACGCCCATGCCTCTCGTGAAATCATACCCATGCCTCTCGTGGaaggaaaaacagaaaacacgtttttttcgtttctgagaggcacgttcgtgactcttgcgaaagcacaaccgtgcctcttgcggaagcaaaaccgtcactctcgcgaaaaaaaacagaaaacgcgttttgcttttccctttccgagaggcacggccgtgactctcacgaaagcacaaccgtgcctctcgcggaagcaaaaccgtgactctcgcgaaagaaaaaaacagaaaacacgttttttttcgtttccgaaatGTACGGCCatgactctcgctaaagcacaaccatgcctctcgcggaaaaAACCGTGACTTTCGGGAAAGgaaaaaacgcattttttcgTGGAAAAGAATTTCTTTTTTGATTTTTTAtcgaaaagctaaggaagaccgaGGGAAAACCAAAACGTGGAAAAAACCCGAAAAAGGACCGTTTAAAAAGCTAAAAACGCGTGTGAAAAAAAAAATCCAGAGGGAGCGTCCAAACCATGACACGCGGCGAATGGCTGAGGGCACGCCAAATGGCGCTGATTGTTGCGAGGCTCCTGAAgaagcgctcgttaactagttgctcccgcAATTGGGTTGAGATTTTGTGACCAATCATTGACCGAATCGTCCGCTTAAAAATATAAAAACGTTCGAGGAGTCCGGCTGTAGTTATGAAAACAACCGGGCTTACGGGAGAAGGAACCCGGTTAAAACACAGGAATCCGGCTACAGTTATGGAAACAACCAGGCTTACGGGAGAAGGAACCAGGTCGAAGCCCGAAAATTATCGCTTTTACTTCACCATGCGGTCCGCCGCGATGGTAAAACACCACACTTGCTACTGCTGGATGGGCAAGTGGGCAACACGCGCAGAGGTAagaaaacacacacacacaccgccACTTCCAGAGTCAGCAATCCCCACACCCGCACTCCTCGCCCAAAATCAAACGCTTCTCCCCTCCAAAACCCCAacgcctcgccgtcgccggcctcgcctccgccgcgGGTTCCGCCAGAAGCGATGCCCCGGAAGCTGCGGGCGCTCCGCAAGAGCCAcgccctcgccggagccgcccctAATGCCGACCTCGTCCGTATCCTCTCCGCACGGGTATCCACCCCAGCTCAAACCCTCGCTTCGGTGGCGACACAGGTGACCGGGGAAATGCTCCATCCACTGGATGATCGCTTCTCATCCACTTCTCCGCGCGTGCGATACGCCTTCCTGGGATTTACAGCGGGGACGGGACTGATGATCCTTGCCCCGCTTTTGCAGGGTCGCGATGACGCGGAGAAGCGGCGGGTGGTCGGTGTGGTGGTGGGAAAGGGCTGCTTGAAGCGGTCGGTGGGTGGTGCCAGCGGCGGGGGTTCCGGTTCGTCCAAAAAGGTGAGCTTTGTGTTGGAGCCCCAGGTGCGGGTCATGTCACCAGCTGCTGCCAACACAAGGGGGACGCGGAAGGGCGGGGAGACCGTTCCTGTTCCTGGTGATGACGGTGCTGACGTAGGCGGAGGGAGGCCTCGTCGTCAAACCCGTGTCCAACTTGGTGGTGGTTCTGCTCCAGTGGTAGGGGCACATGCTCCGGTTAGGCGGTCTAAGAGGATTGCGATGAATTTGGGTGCTGGAGTTGAGCAGCTTACTGCTCCGGCTAAAGCAATTGCAGCAGCTCCGGCACCTACTGATTTAGCACCTTCTAACATAGTTGGAAGTAATGCTCCCAAGGCTGAGGAAGAAGATGAGGTAGAAGAAACTGTTGGCAAGACGCGGAACAAGAAGAGAAAGTGCATGGATAGTTCTGTGCATATGATTCTCAATGCACAAATTGGAGTTCCTCGTAGATGCACAAGGTCGAGCGGCCGGCTACCAGCAGCCCCTTTGGTATGCTCTCATGTGCTTGAGAAGAGAGGGCGGATGAAGGCAACATATGTTAAGGAACAGACATGTGTTGAGGAGCAACCTGCTGAAGATCAAGACTTAGGTAGAACACTAAATTCTGGATTAATTGCTCTTGAGAGCAAGAGAAGTTGCAGCAAGGTGCAAGAAGATGAACTTGCTGCGCAAAGGGCTGCTAAGGAGGAAACATCAGGTAGGGCCACAAGATCAAGCTCAATAGCAGCTGCTATGATGTCTCCCACTGTCGTTGAGTACAGGAGGACAAGGAACACAGAAGATGCACGCTCTGATGGGGAGATGCCTATAAAGGATGCTCCTGTTCTCGGTGGTTTAAGGAGTAGAGCTGGTCAGGGTAACAATGGTGTGGTGGAGGAAAGTCACTTTGTCAAGAAATTGGGAAATAGGAGGGGACCCAGTAAACCAACTACTTGCATCAACAGGCATCAACAGCTTGTATCTTCTATAGAGGAAGAATATCAAGAACACGGTGTTGCTCCCGGGGGAAAGTCAAGTCAAGCACTAGTTAGTTGGGGTGGGACGCACCAAAGCAGCGTTCGTTGCCCTAGCGCCTTATCTTTTGAAGCTAAACAGAGGCTCGAAAGACGGAGTACGTCCGAAGTCGTGAAGAAAAAGGGGAATCCATGAGAAAGCCCATATTGTTCGTGGCAATGGAACATTCCTTTCCACTTTTTTGAATGGAGATCACTGACGAGCACTCTTGCGCAAATCAAGAGTAAAGGTAGGAGCTATGAAGCTAAGAAAAATTGCTTTCATTGACAACAAGACTCTCTTCCTGATTGGGATTGGTCTGTGCAGGATCTCCTTCCCTATGAGACTCTTGCTTCCCTTTGAAAGAGGCAGACCCCTAGCAGCTATGCGAAATGGAAGTTTCCTTCTTCTTGCTTGTTTGGCCGTCCGAAAGCAGATACAGATATCGGGGAGAAAGCAGCTCTCTGAGCGATGGATACCGATCGATCTCGGTTATTTTCAGCACCACTCGACGAGGGGGGGGGCGGGGAAAGCTACAGGCCCAAAACCTTCGACCCTTCTTTCTATATGGGGGTGCCCGGGGCACCTCATCTTGTCATTTTGTTGCTCATTCCCCTTACACACGAGCAATCCAACCCGTCGGATTTCCTTTTCCTCTTCCCATTCGAACTTCTGCGGGTTTCCCCGTAATAGGAAGATCTGCGCCGAAATGAACATCACTGATCCAATACAAGATCAGACAGATTCAAACACCCGGCAGAAAAAAACCTTCTCTGGACATTGTATTGTAACAAGACTCCCGTCTAACCAATATAGTTCCACTCTTCATGGCAGTCTGCAGGTCCCTTACTGCTGGATCCTCTAAGCAGGGAAAGATCGTAGCTAGTATGAATTGGAAGAACGATCATACCGAACCCAGGATCCTGCAACTATTCTTCCTTCGTTCAAAGGCGAAGCTCTCGTCTTTGGCGACCAGCAAACGGAGGGCTAAAACCTGTAGTTTTGAAGCAAGGGATGAGCGCGAAAGCCGTTGCGCTTCCGTACACGCGCATACGTTTTCTTGCTGGGGCGGACACGGATTTCTCTCTAAAGGCGAAGAAAAAGAAGTGGGCGAACACTCGGCCCAGCGGGCGCCATCGGAAAGTGCTGAATGGATTGCTCCTTGCCCAAcgacaaaaagaaagaaatttaGGAGAGGATTGATAGGTTTAAGCATTCAGGGCTGGTCGCCTATACCTCCTAAGGTTCCAGCCTACCTGTCAACCTGCTCTGACATACCCTTCTAGCTCACTTGAAAGGAGAGTTGTTGCTACTCTGAAAATCAGACCCCCCTTTTACCTGTACGTCTTTTACGTACAGTGATTACGGTCATTCTGACCCCCCTCAACCACGAGAATGACAAATGGGATCCGGCCGGCCGGCGCCCACCCGACTAGAGGGACTGAGAAATTAATCGAGTACAAAACTTATTTAGCTGTTTCCTACTCGGTCTACAGCTTGGTTTGAAATGAGGGAGCCGCCCAGAAACTATTTCTACAGATTCCGACAGAGAGTACAAGTGGTGCCATCGGAGGAAGCTGACAACCTCAGAACAAGAATGGAAAAAGGATTGATTGCTCGACTAGGGGAGCCTACACTCTCTAACTACCTATACTACGCCCCCATTGATTGGAAACCCTCGGGGAAAATGATCCCATAAACAAAGGAATTATACAGTACGAAATAGCAAAAAAACAGACTAATTCGATTCTAAAAAATCGATAATAGATATTTTATTCTGCTTAAATTGTCCCGACAAGGAGAGATATTCAATATTTGAATCAGATTGGATTTCGTTTTAAGGCCCCTCCACTGAGGCAATCTAGGCGAAACCATTCCGCTGCCAGAGAATTGTCGTCCACGCACAATGCGGCAAATGATGGCATAGAGGATAATGTGGCGAAGGAAGACGAACATTTGGAGTTACCAAGGAATGGCAGAGCTAAGGTAAGTTAGCTACCAGTGTTAGTGAAATTCCTTCTAATCCTAGCAGTGGCTATAGAAAAAAAATTATAGGTAGTTGAGCCTGTGAAATGATCGAGGCATATATCTGTTATTCCTATTTTGCTTTAACTGGGAATGAAACGGCAAGGCGGGACTGATCCTTGTGTTGTTTTACAGGATTGTGCCGGTGCAGAGGAGCAAGTGGCGGAGGTGATAGTGAGAAAAGGGTGTTTGAAGCATCCAGGGGCTGATGCGAGCAGTGGCAGCTCCAGTGCTGCCAAAAAGGTGAGATTTGTGTTGGTGGAGCAGGCAGAAGCGGAGATGGTTGGATTCAGGAGGCCACGGGTAACATGGTCCCCGGTTGTTGCCAAGACAAGGGGTAGGCAGAAGGCCAGGGTGACTCTTGCTGGTGCCAAATCAAGCGGAGGGGAGCGTCGGCGGACGAGTGTTGATGGTGATTCTGATGGCGAAGGTGCCGATGCTGGAGGTGCAGGTTCAGATGCCCAGTTGAGGTTGTTCAAGAGGAATGTGGGGAATTTCGGTACTGGTGATGGAGTTGAGAAGGTT
Protein-coding sequences here:
- the LOC125508233 gene encoding uncharacterized protein LOC125508233 isoform X2 produces the protein MPRKLRALRKSHALAGAAPNADLVRILSARVSTPAQTLASVATQGRDDAEKRRVVGVVVGKGCLKRSVGGASGGGSGSSKKDCAGAEEQVAEVIVRKGCLKHPGADASSGSSSAAKKVRFVLVEQAEAEMVGFRRPRVTWSPVVAKTRGRQKARVTLAGAKSSGGERRRTSVDGDSDGEGADAGGAGSDAQLRLFKRNVGNFGTGDGVEKVAGAASRNTTSKADMEDGDVETVDRKRKASENTEDIGYVWLMPNIPITNLSQILSATKGVANKMATKIVANFSKKLSR
- the LOC125508233 gene encoding uncharacterized protein LOC125508233 isoform X1; this encodes MPRKLRALRKSHALAGAAPNADLVRILSARVSTPAQTLASVATQGRDDAEKRRVVGVVVGKGCLKRSVGGASGGGSGSSKKVSFVLEPQVRVMSPAAANTRGTRKGGETVPVPGDDGADVGGGRPRRQTRVQLGGGSAPVVGAHAPVRRSKRIAMNLGAGVEQLTAPAKAIAAAPAPTDLAPSNIVGSNAPKAEEEDEVEETVGKTRNKKRKCMDSSVHMILNAQIGVPRRCTRSSGRLPAAPLVCSHVLEKRGRMKATYVKEQTCVEEQPAEDQDLGRTLNSGLIALESKRSCSKVQEDELAAQRAAKEETSGRATRSSSIAAAMMSPTVVEYRRTRNTEDARSDGEMPIKDAPVLGGLRSRAGQGNNGVVEESHFVKKLGNRRGPSKPTTCINRHQQLVSSIEEEYQEHGVAPGGKSSQALVSWGGTHQSSVRCPSALSFEAKQRLERRSTSEVVKKKGNP